A window of Clostridium taeniosporum genomic DNA:
TTGAAAAATATTCTACATAAGTAAGTCTTAATGTATGAACATATCCACTTAATAATGATAATAATAAGTTTACTGTTTGGAAAATAATAAATATTAATGGTGCAAATAATATAGTTCCTAAAAGTGAATTACCATTATCTGATACCATTCTCATAATCATATTTATAGCTCCAGCTATAGATCCACCTGATAAACCTATTGCCATAAGTCTTGTATATGATACCAAATCACTTACATATCCTGTAATACCATATAATTCATAAAGACCTTGACCTATTTTTCCACCTGCTGATTCCATTTGTCTTCCTTGTGTTAAAACAATTAAGATAGAACCAATAATAGCACCAGCTATTGATACTGTCTTTAATGATGGTATATTAAGCATTGATCCTGCTGCTATTCCACCAAAAGAAAATAATGTTATAAGCCATGATCCTGCATCCATAAAAGCATCTAGTTTCTTTCCTGCTCTTATTAATACTCCAGCTTTTATAAATAATCCAAATAAAATTTGAATCGCACCAAATACTACTGACATACCTAGTATTGTCATAACATCTGTACTTGTATTAATAAGTCCTTTTATTGGAAGTAAATCTCCAAAGAATGATCCATAAAGAAATCCAAACAATATTGTTGGGAAACTTAAGTACATAAAGAACTTAACCATTTTTTTTGCTTCTGCATCAAAATTAAATAATTTTAATGCTGCAAGTGTTCCTAATAACATTAATAATCCATAACCTGCATCTGCAACCATCATTCCAAAGAAAATCAAATAGAATGGTGTAACAAATGGAGTCGGGTCTATGTCATTATACTTAGGTAAAGCATACATTGATGTTACTGATTCAAATGATGCATTTAAATCGTTATTTTTTAATTTAATAGGTACATCATCTATTTCTTCTTCTTTAACATCTTCAAATACTAAATAATAATCTTCACCTAATACTTCCTTAGTAATTTGAGTTAACCTATTATTTTTAGCACTAGGAACCCAACCTTGTAATAAAACAGTTTTATCTGTTTT
This region includes:
- a CDS encoding V-type ATP synthase subunit I; translated protein: MAIVKMNKFTLLSFESKKNELLERIQNFAEVEFINLQDENVQENNEVLNNLDKDEIDSDISRWEEELSKAKFALEFLRNYVPKQSLMKSLRTEKLSLTPKQLEEKVLNGEWKDIYEKVKEKEHTLASLDNEKTKLQGNVQSLKPYEKFDSPLGSLGELKVTEYFLGSIANQYEEALKNDLNDCHLEIISKDNQDTYFFLLTHKDNKEEVEEVLRGFGFSPFKTDEKELPLKLIQEYNERMSLIDSEKFLVKEELSGFEEHLENLKLAYEYYANLVNRKSISNRFLKTDKTVLLQGWVPSAKNNRLTQITKEVLGEDYYLVFEDVKEEEIDDVPIKLKNNDLNASFESVTSMYALPKYNDIDPTPFVTPFYLIFFGMMVADAGYGLLMLLGTLAALKLFNFDAEAKKMVKFFMYLSFPTILFGFLYGSFFGDLLPIKGLINTSTDVMTILGMSVVFGAIQILFGLFIKAGVLIRAGKKLDAFMDAGSWLITLFSFGGIAAGSMLNIPSLKTVSIAGAIIGSILIVLTQGRQMESAGGKIGQGLYELYGITGYVSDLVSYTRLMAIGLSGGSIAGAINMIMRMVSDNGNSLLGTILFAPLIFIIFQTVNLLLSLLSGYVHTLRLTYVEYFSKFYDGGGKAFKPLTAKNQYINLKEE